A genome region from Populus alba chromosome 5, ASM523922v2, whole genome shotgun sequence includes the following:
- the LOC140955590 gene encoding uncharacterized protein, giving the protein MGSLHGLLSFCFVLVLVLSSNHLTAKAHKKPTNQIKVEADFKIIAELAGKNSIPNADFKGLAKLALTKAISNGNVICQRVNSLLLKSSDMYTTRSLTGCSTNYKDAVGLINKSLAALDAKKYDDAKTCITDALANSTKCEDRFEELLQRNSPFTFMKAKFGLLCMTGLKHINLLVQKERLITEGCSQTLDKELCISTVGFFLENKGLGLHGLAKLAVEKALQDGTRIHNHISVLLKTTSDKCVLKKLKSCSAFYLTAIGKIKASLPALDCNRYGDASTWVGAAIGSAETCEGVFAGKSNKISPLTPMKIEFSKQVSISLVVIKKLAGN; this is encoded by the coding sequence ATGGGTTCTTTACATGGGCTCCTTTCATTTTGCTTTGTCCTAGTTCTTGTCCTCTCTTCTAATCATCTCACTGCTAAAGCCCACAAAAAACCCACGAATCAAATCAAAGTAGAAGCTGATTTCAAAATCATAGCCGAACTTGCAGGAAAGAATTCAATTCCAAATGCTGATTTCAAAGGCCTAGCCAAGCTTGCATTAACGAAAGCAATATCAAATGGGAATGTAATATGCCAACGCGTCAACTCGTTGCTGCTAAAAAGTTCGGACATGTACACTACGAGAAGCCTAACAGGTTGTTCTACCAACTACAAAGATGCAGTTGGCCTTATTAACAAATCGCTGGCTGCTTTGGATGCTAAGAAGTACGATGATGCCAAGACATGTATCACGGATGCCTTGGCGAACTCAACGAAATGCGAAGACAGATTCGAGGAACTATTACAACGAAATTCCCCATTTACATTCATGAAGGCAAAGTTCGGCCTGCTATGCATGACTGGTTTAAAACACATCAATCTGTTAGTCCAGAAGGAACGCTTGATAACTGAAGGTTGTAGCCAAACCTTAGACAAGGAGCTGTGCATATCTACAGTCGGATTCTTCCTGGAAAACAAAGGACTTGGTCTCCATGGCTTGGCCAAGCTTGCAGTAGAGAAAGCATTGCAAGACGGCACCAGAATCCACAACCACATCAGCGTGTTGCTGAAAACAACTTCAGATAAATGCGTtctgaaaaaacttaaaagttgTTCTGCGTTCTACCTGACTGCAATTGGAAAGATTAAGGCGTCGCTGCCAGCATTGGATTGTAATCGTTATGGTGATGCCAGTACATGGGTTGGAGCTGCCATAGGCTCGGCGGAGACATGTGAGGGTGTGTTTGCTGGAAAATCAAACAAGATATCTCCTTTGACCCCTATGAAAATAGAGTTTAGCAAGCAAGTCTCTATTTCTTTAGTTGTCATCAAAAAGCTAGCCGGAAATTAA